DNA from Bacilli bacterium:
TCCGCTGTAAAAAGGGCGCTCCTGCGCATTTACCATATGCTCGCGATCCTACCGTGGCGTTGGCGGCAAATGTGTAGTATGATAATTGTAATGTGAAGGAAGTTCACACCATGTTCGCCCGTTTGCGGCGAACCAAAAAAGGAGGAAACGCGTTGATTACGAAAACGGAAAAAAGCGAAATTGTGAAAAAAACGGAAGAACTTTGCGAGACGATTCTGGCGCAGCCGGTTTATAAAGATTTGAAGCAAAAGGTGGAAACGTTTATCGCGAACGATGAAGCGACCAGCCAATACAACAGCTTTCTCGACTTGCACCGCAGAATGCAGCAGAAGGAACGCGAAGGCGCGGATTTCAGTGAAGAAGAAATCGCGGAATACAACGAGAGGGAATACAAACTGTACACGAATGATACGATTCGCGAATTTTTGTACGCGGAGCGCGAACTGGAAAAAATCCATAATATGATCAGCGCTTACGTAATCAAGACGATCGAGCTTGATCGCTTGCCGGACGAAGATGAATTGGAATTGCAGCGTGGCTGCGGCTGCGGCGGCAGCTGCGGTTGCGGCGGGCACTGAACGTTTCCCTTCCTGCCCGCTGGCGGAAAAATCCGCACATCTGAACGACCGTTCGTCGTGTTATCGACGGGCGGTTTTTTTGTGCAAACATTTGTCAATTTTGTTACAGCGCTTGCGAAAATTGCGGATGGCGCAAAGGCTGGTGAAAAACGTCACAGAGATTTTTACCGCCAAAATGCTAGAAATAAAACGTGAATAAATTGTGAAAAAGTGACATTTCGCCAAACACATGAGGAGGATGCGCATGAAACGCGGGAATACACCCCTGCGGAAATTCGCCCAATACTTTGCGCCAAAAGAGCAATATTCGGACAAGTGGAGTGAGGTTTCGCACAGGAGCAGGGAGTGGGAAGATACTTACCGGCGCAGATGGCAGCATGACAAAGTGGTGCGCTCGACCCACGGCGTAAACTGCACCGGTTCGTGCAGCTGGAAAATATTTGTGAAAAATGGCCTCGTTACCTGGGAGCATCAACAAACCGATTATCCGGAAACAGGACCGGATATGCCGGATTTTGAACCGCGCGGCTGTCCGCGCGGGGCAAGCTTTTCCTGGTATTTGTACAGCCCGCTGCGCGTCAAGTTTCCGTATATTCGCGGTTGCCTGCTCGATATGTACCGGACGGAATTGCGGCGGACGAACAACCCGGTTGCCGCTTGGGCGGCAATTGTGGGCGATCCGCTGAAAGCCGCCAAATACAAACAGGCCAGGGGCAAAGGCGGCTTCGTCCGCGCGTCCTGGCAGGAAGCGGCGGAAATGATCTCCGCCGCCATGATTCATACGATCAAAGAGTACGGTCCCGACCGCATTTTCGGCTTTTCGCCGATTCCCGCCATGTCGATGGTGAGTTATGCCGCCGGCGCCCGTTTTTTATCATTGGTAGGCGCGCCGCTGTTAAGCTTTTACGACTGGTATGCCGACCTGCCGCCGGCTTCGCCGCAAATTTGGGGCGACCAGACGGATGTGCCGGAAAGCAGCGACTGGTATAACTCCGGCTATTTGCTTGTGTGGGGCTCCAATTTGCCGATGACGCGCACGCCGGACGCGCATTTTCTCGCAGAGGCGAGATACCGCGGCGCCAAAGTGGTGTCGATCAGCCCGGATTACGCCGAGTTTGTCAAATTCGCGGATGAGTGGCTGGCTCCAAAGCAGGGAACCGATGGGGCGCTGGCGCTGGCGATGGGCCATGTCATTTTGCAAGAATATTACGAGCGCCAAAAAACGCCTTATTTCCTTGATTATGCGCGGAAAAACACCGATTTGCCATGTCTGGTGACGATCGTGCCCAAGGATGGCGCATATGTTCCCGGGCGCTTTTTGACCGCGGATGATTTGCGGATTACAACGAACAACGCGGAGTGGAAAACGATTGTGTACGATGACGCTCGGCATGCGCTTGTCTGCCCGCAGGGGAGCATCGGCTTTCGTTGGGGCGAAGAAGGCAAGTGGAATCTCGAACCGAAAGACGGCGAAAGCGGCCGGGAAATTCATCCCCGCCTTTCGCTGTTCGGCGTGCATGACGAAATCGTGCAAGTGGCGCTGCCGTATTTCGACGCCGCGGGAAATCGCATAAGCAAAAGGGCGGTGCCGGTCAAACGGATCACAATCGGCGAGGAAACCCGCCTGGTCACGACCGTGTACGATTTGACATTGGCCAATTACGGCGTAACGCGCGAGTTTGCCGCGGACGAAGCGCGCCTTGCGCCGGAACAAAGGCCGTTTACCCCGGAATGGCAGCAGACGATTACCGGCGTGCCGGCGGAGCAGGCGGTAA
Protein-coding regions in this window:
- a CDS encoding YlbF family regulator, with product MITKTEKSEIVKKTEELCETILAQPVYKDLKQKVETFIANDEATSQYNSFLDLHRRMQQKEREGADFSEEEIAEYNEREYKLYTNDTIREFLYAERELEKIHNMISAYVIKTIELDRLPDEDELELQRGCGCGGSCGCGGH